The Cellulomonas sp. S1-8 genome has a window encoding:
- a CDS encoding carbohydrate ABC transporter permease, with the protein MITVEWLLRPDTTPEKLMLMVLAIVLFVVVMGAILLGIDRLKRAPTWAVVLGFLGPTLLFLTFGLLYPGLRTFWNSFQGRGGEFVAFDNYVTAFTEGQFQIVLRNTALWVVLVPLAATLFGLVYAVLVDRTRFEYVAKTLIFLPMAISLVGASIIWKFVYEYKPNQGNVQQTGLLNQLLVWLGMEPQQFLLSQPWNNLFLIVVMVWIQAGFAMTVLSAAVKAIPDDIIEAARLDGLHGLSMFRFITVPSIRPALVVVVTTIAMATLKVFDIVRTMTGGNFNTSVVAYEFYTQTFTARNQGLGAALAVILFVLVIPIIAYNVRQLKLAEEIR; encoded by the coding sequence ATGATCACCGTGGAGTGGCTGCTGCGCCCGGACACGACACCCGAGAAGCTCATGCTGATGGTCCTGGCCATCGTGCTGTTCGTCGTGGTGATGGGGGCGATCCTGCTCGGGATCGACCGGCTCAAGCGGGCCCCCACGTGGGCCGTCGTGCTGGGCTTCCTCGGCCCGACCCTGCTGTTCCTCACCTTCGGCCTGCTGTACCCGGGCCTGCGCACCTTTTGGAACTCCTTCCAGGGGCGCGGCGGCGAGTTCGTCGCCTTCGACAACTACGTCACCGCGTTCACCGAGGGCCAGTTCCAGATCGTCCTGCGCAACACGGCGCTGTGGGTGGTCCTCGTGCCGCTCGCGGCCACGCTGTTCGGTCTCGTGTACGCGGTGCTGGTCGACCGGACGCGCTTCGAGTACGTGGCGAAGACGCTGATCTTCCTGCCCATGGCGATCTCGCTGGTGGGGGCGTCGATCATCTGGAAGTTCGTCTACGAGTACAAGCCGAACCAGGGCAACGTCCAGCAGACGGGCCTGCTCAACCAGCTGCTCGTGTGGCTCGGCATGGAACCCCAGCAGTTCCTGCTGAGCCAGCCGTGGAACAACCTGTTCCTCATCGTCGTCATGGTGTGGATCCAGGCCGGCTTCGCGATGACGGTGCTCTCCGCGGCCGTCAAGGCCATCCCGGACGACATCATCGAGGCCGCGCGGCTCGACGGCCTGCACGGCCTGTCGATGTTCCGGTTCATCACGGTGCCGTCGATCCGGCCGGCGCTGGTGGTCGTGGTGACGACGATCGCCATGGCGACGCTCAAGGTCTTCGACATCGTCCGGACCATGACGGGCGGCAACTTCAACACGTCCGTCGTGGCGTACGAGTTCTACACGCAGACGTTCACGGCGCGGAACCAGGGGCTGGGTGCGGCCCTCGCGGTCATCCTCTTCGTCCTGGTGATCCCGATCATCGCGTACAACGTGCGGCAGCTGAAGCTCGCGGAGGAGATCCGATGA
- a CDS encoding HAD family hydrolase, giving the protein MSRHRLVALDVDGTLMSYAGVISDDVRAAVTALVASGRHVVLATGRSAHSAVEVALDLGLTSGWVVCSNGAVTARLDPEQESGYTLVRTVTFDPGPALRAIAMELPDALFAVEDLSVGFLISAPFPEGEITGRHTLVPFEQLASSPATRVVIRAPESTPEEFHALVERVGLHEVTYAVGWSAWLDLTPGGVSKASALEDVRRDLGVEPYETLALGDGENDVEMLRWAACGVAMGHANDVVRAAADEVTGTIDDDGAVAVLRRVLV; this is encoded by the coding sequence ATGAGCCGCCACCGTCTGGTCGCGCTCGACGTCGACGGCACGCTCATGTCGTACGCCGGGGTGATCAGCGACGACGTGCGCGCGGCCGTGACGGCGCTCGTCGCGTCGGGCAGGCACGTCGTGCTCGCCACCGGCCGGTCCGCGCACTCGGCGGTGGAGGTCGCCCTCGACCTGGGCCTGACCAGCGGCTGGGTGGTGTGCTCCAACGGCGCCGTCACCGCGCGGCTCGACCCGGAGCAGGAGTCCGGCTACACGCTGGTCCGCACCGTGACGTTCGACCCCGGCCCGGCGTTGCGCGCCATCGCTATGGAGCTCCCCGACGCGCTGTTCGCCGTCGAGGACCTCAGCGTCGGGTTCCTCATCTCTGCGCCGTTCCCCGAGGGCGAGATCACCGGGCGGCACACGCTCGTGCCGTTCGAGCAGCTCGCGTCGTCGCCCGCGACCCGCGTCGTCATCCGGGCGCCCGAGAGCACGCCCGAGGAGTTCCACGCGCTCGTCGAGCGCGTCGGCCTGCACGAGGTGACGTACGCGGTGGGCTGGAGCGCGTGGCTGGACCTGACGCCCGGCGGGGTGTCCAAGGCCAGCGCGCTGGAGGACGTGCGCCGCGACCTGGGCGTCGAGCCGTACGAGACGCTCGCGCTCGGCGACGGCGAGAACGACGTCGAGATGCTGCGCTGGGCCGCGTGCGGCGTGGCCATGGGGCACGCGAACGACGTCGTCCGCGCGGCCGCCGACGAGGTCACCGGCACCATCGACGACGACGGCGCGGTCGCGGTGCTGCGTCGCGTGCTGGTATGA
- a CDS encoding ABC transporter substrate-binding protein, translating to MMRIQKRRGLALAASVAGLGLVLTACADGGDDTGNEAAATFDCADYEQYGDLAGKSVSVYTSIVDREAEEQQVSYEPFEECTGAEVEYEGSREFEAQLPVRLEAGNPPDIAFVPQPGFLKSLVEDFPDAVVPAGEAVVANAEEYYSESWVEYGTADGTLYATPLGANVKSFVWYSPAAFEENGYEIPTTWQGLLDLTDQIVADHPDVKPWCAGIESGDATGWPATDWLEDVVLRTAGPDVYDQWVSHEIPFDDPAIVEALVAVGDILQSEEYVNGGLGNVASIATAPWNESGNGIPDGTCFLHRAANFYQANWDESLTVAEDGDVYAFYLPGVTEDDKPLLGGGEFVTAFSDREEVQAFHAYLSSPQWANAKAEVTGQGWISANSGLDESLLQSPIDQLSFDLLTDEAYTFRFDGSDQMPGAIGAGAFWREMTAWISPGQDAQTTLGNIESAWAGM from the coding sequence ATGATGCGAATCCAGAAGAGGCGCGGGCTGGCGCTCGCCGCTTCCGTGGCCGGGCTGGGCCTGGTGCTCACGGCGTGTGCCGACGGTGGCGACGACACCGGGAACGAGGCCGCGGCGACGTTCGACTGCGCCGACTACGAGCAGTACGGCGACTTGGCCGGCAAGAGCGTCTCGGTGTATACGTCGATCGTCGACCGCGAGGCCGAGGAGCAGCAGGTGTCCTACGAGCCGTTCGAGGAGTGCACCGGCGCAGAGGTCGAGTATGAGGGATCGCGTGAGTTCGAGGCGCAGTTGCCGGTGCGCCTGGAGGCAGGCAACCCACCCGACATCGCTTTCGTGCCCCAGCCGGGCTTCCTGAAGTCGCTCGTCGAGGACTTCCCTGACGCCGTCGTGCCCGCGGGCGAGGCGGTCGTCGCGAACGCCGAGGAGTACTACAGCGAGAGCTGGGTCGAGTACGGCACCGCCGACGGCACGCTGTACGCCACCCCGCTGGGCGCGAACGTGAAGTCGTTCGTCTGGTACTCGCCGGCCGCGTTCGAGGAGAACGGCTACGAGATCCCGACGACGTGGCAGGGCCTGCTCGACCTCACCGACCAGATCGTCGCCGACCACCCCGACGTCAAGCCGTGGTGCGCGGGCATCGAGTCCGGTGACGCGACCGGCTGGCCGGCCACCGACTGGCTCGAGGACGTCGTCCTGCGCACCGCCGGTCCCGACGTCTACGACCAGTGGGTGAGCCACGAGATCCCGTTCGACGACCCGGCGATCGTCGAGGCGCTCGTGGCCGTCGGCGACATCCTGCAGAGCGAGGAGTACGTCAATGGCGGGCTCGGCAACGTGGCGTCCATCGCGACGGCACCGTGGAACGAGTCCGGCAACGGCATCCCCGACGGCACGTGCTTCCTGCACCGGGCCGCGAACTTCTACCAGGCCAACTGGGACGAGTCGCTGACGGTCGCCGAGGACGGCGACGTGTACGCCTTCTACCTGCCGGGCGTCACCGAGGACGACAAGCCGCTGCTCGGCGGCGGCGAGTTCGTCACGGCCTTCTCGGACCGCGAGGAGGTGCAGGCCTTCCACGCGTACCTGTCGAGCCCGCAGTGGGCCAACGCCAAGGCCGAGGTCACCGGTCAGGGCTGGATCAGCGCCAACAGCGGACTGGACGAGAGCCTGCTGCAGTCGCCCATCGACCAGCTGTCGTTCGACCTGCTGACCGACGAGGCGTACACGTTCCGCTTCGACGGCTCCGACCAGATGCCCGGCGCCATCGGCGCGGGTGCCTTCTGGCGGGAGATGACGGCGTGGATCAGCCCTGGTCAGGACGCGCAGACGACCCTGGGAAACATCGAGTCCGCCTGGGCAGGCATGTGA